Proteins co-encoded in one Ammospiza caudacuta isolate bAmmCau1 chromosome 16, bAmmCau1.pri, whole genome shotgun sequence genomic window:
- the SPRY4 gene encoding protein sprouty homolog 4, whose translation MEPRIPHNITVVPNSVMVQPLLDSRIPYGRLQHPLTILPIDQMKSTHLENDYTDNPGAAQPPAQKRPRAPHEPGSAGQPPQRCEQDVTHPWISFSGRPSSISSSSSTSSDQRLLDHMAPVPVAEQSSPRAVRIQPKAINCKPLELKGPVSQELDKHFLLCEACGKCKCKECALPRTLPSCWVCNQECLCSAQNLVNYSTCMCLVKGVFYHCTNEDDEGTCADQPCSCSQSNCCARWSFMSALSLVLPCLLCYLPATGCVKLSQRCYDRVSRPGCRCKNTNSVICKALPESKGAEKPF comes from the coding sequence ATGGAGCCCCGGATCCCTCACAACATCACCGTTGTCCCCAACTCTGTGATGGTGCAGCCCTTGCTGGACAGCCGGATCCCCTACGGGCGGCTGCAGCACCCTCTGACCATCCTGCCCATCGACCAGATGAAGAGCACCCACCTGGAGAACGACTACACCGACAACCCCGGCGCTGCCCAGCCGCCCGCCCAGAAGCGTCCCCGAGCCCCCCACGAGCCGGGCTCGGCCGGCCAGCCCCCGCAGCGCTGCGAGCAGGACGTCACCCACCCCTGGATCTCCTTCAGCGGGCGCCCCAgctccatcagcagcagcagcagcacgtcCTCGGACCAAAGGCTGCTGGACCACATGGCCCCGGTGCCCGTGGCGGAGCAGTCGTCCCCCCGCGCCGTCCGCATCCAGCCCAAGGCCATCAACTGCAAGCCCCTGGAGCTGAAGGGCCCCGTGTCCCAGGAGCTGGACAAGCACTTCCTGCTGTGCGAGGCCTGTGGGAAGTGCAAGTGCAAGGAGTGCGCCCTGCCCCGGACTCTGCCCTCGTGCTGGGTGTGCAaccaggagtgcctgtgctcgGCGCAGAACCTGGTCAACTACTCCACCTGCATGTGCCTGGTCAAGGGCGTCTTCTACCACTGCACCAACGAGGACGACGAGGGCACGTGTGCCgaccagccctgctcctgctcccagtcCAACTGCTGCGCCCGCTGGTCCTTCATGAGCGccctgtccctggtgctgccctgcctgctctgctacCTGCCCGCCACCGGCTGCGTCAAGCTGTCCCAGAGATGCTACGACCGGGTGAGCCGGCCCGGGTGCAGGTGCAAAAACACAAACAGTGTCATTTGCAAGGCATTGCCCGAGAGCAAAGGGGCAGAAAAGCCCTTTTAA